One Fundulus heteroclitus isolate FHET01 chromosome 11, MU-UCD_Fhet_4.1, whole genome shotgun sequence DNA segment encodes these proteins:
- the slc6a7 gene encoding sodium-dependent proline transporter encodes MQDKSGKGAAESPVGGDAAAAAQNPPHLNGHTVPPNGFNPASTATPQQQSDSRAPSPDPAVVPRDQWGGKYEFLLSCIGYCVGLGNVWRFPYLCYRNGGGVFLIPYFIMLFVTGVPLFLMELSLGQYGSAGPIMVWKCCPLLKGIGIGMLCVSTLVCLYYNVIIAWTFYYLGSSFQSPLPWSCEAPANAALCNATAGNGSERRHSPTEVFWNENVLGVVNSEGLHDPGPVRWQLALCLLAAWIIIFFCMLKGIRSSGKVVYVTATFPYFVLIVLIIRGATLEGSLQGVAFYLTPDWSRLANAQVWNDAASQIFYSLGIGVGGLLSMASYNKFDNNVIRDTIVITIGNCGTSFFAGFAIFSILGHMAWKKGVPVDKVADTGPGLAFVAYPEALALLPGSVFWSILFFLMLFMLGVDTLFGNMEGITTAVLDEFPNLRRNTFHKSLFLGTLCFVFYLMGLLLVTDGGIYWFTLIDSFSTSFGLIIITLFMCIGISFFYGVNQFCQDIVDMICHCPPWCSKVLIYFKACWVFCTPFLLLFILIYIFLEMYNTSLRYGSYVYPRWGKALGVCMGATCCLQIVIWAIVAISRETGTLKERFKKSIRPLNSWRVNNVNSAARSESVEPERVEAPFTVTLTDVDFTARTWEMGSNA; translated from the exons ATGCAGGACAAAAGCGGCAAAGGAGCAGCCGAGAGCCCGGTCGGAGGAGACGCAGCAGCCGCAGCGCAG AACCCGCCACATTTGAACGGGCATACTGTTCCTCCAAATGGCTTCAACCCAGCAAGTACAGCCACCCCACAGCAGCAGTCTGATTCCAGAGCCCCTAGTCCTGACCCTGCAGTTGTCCCCAGGGATCAGTGGGGCGGGAAGTATGAGTTCCTGCTCTCCTGCATCGGTTACTGCGTGGGCCTGGGCAACGTGTGGAGGTTCCCTTACCTGTGTTACCGCAACGGGGGAG GTGTGTTTCTCATCCCCTACTTCATTATGCTCTTTGTGACGGGAGTTCCTCTCTTCCTCATGGAGCTGAGTTTAGGCCAGTATGGCTCGGCCGGCCCGATCATGGTGTGGAAATGCTGCCCTCTGCTTAAAG GTATTGGGATTGGGATGCTGTGTGTGTCCACGTTGGTGTGTCTCTACTATAACGTGATCATAGCGTGGACATTTTACTACCTGGGCAGCTCTTTCCAGAGCCCCTTGCCGTGGTCATGTGAAGCCCCGGCCAATGCCGCTCTCTGTAACGCCACTGCTGGCAATGGCTCGGAAAGACGCCACAGCCCAACAGAAGTTTTCTGGAA CGAGAACGTACTGGGTGTAGTGAACAGCGAGGGCCTTCATGACCCGGGCCCTGTGCGGTGGCAGCTGGCTCTGTGCCTCTTGGCTGCCTGGATCATCATCTTCTTctgtatgctcaaaggcatccGCAGCTCCGGCAAG GTGGTTTATGTAACGGCCACCTTCCCGTATTTTGTCCTCATTGTTTTGATCATCAGAGGTGCCACACTGGAGGGATCTCTTCAGGGCGTCGCCTTCTACCTCACACCTGACTGGAGCCGTTTAGCTAATGCACAG GTGTGGAATGACGCAGCCTCTCAGATTTTCTACTCTTTAGGCATAGGGGTTGGAGGGCTGCTCTCCATGGCGTCTTACAACAAGTTCGACAACAACGTCATCAG GGACACTATCGTGATCACAATCGGAAACTGCGGCACCAGCTTCTTCGCAGGATTCGCTATATTCTCCATCCTGGGTCACATGGCGTGGAAGAAGGGAGTGCCGGTTGACAAGGTGGCAGACACAG GTCCTGGACTAGCGTTCGTTGCTTATCCAGAAGCGCTCGCTCTGCTGCCAGGCTCAGTGTTTTGGTCCATTTTGTTCTTCCTCATGCTGTTCATGCTCGGGGTTGATACTCTG TTCGGTAACATGGAGGGCATCACCACGGCCGTCCTGGATGAGTTCCCGAACCTCAGAAGGAACACCTTCCACAAGTCCTTGTTCTTGGGCACCCTGTGTTTTGTCTTCTACCTGATGGGCCTCCTGTTAGTGACGGAC GGAGGGATTTACTGGTTCACTCTCATTGACTCCTTCAGCACCAGTTTCGgcctcatcatcatcaccctGTTCATGTGCATTGGCATCTCCTTCTTCTATG GTGTCAATCAGTTTTGTCAGGACATCGTGGACATGATCTGCCACTGCCCTCCGTGGTGCAGCAAAGTGCTGATTTACTTCAAAGCCTGCTGGGTTTTCTGCACCCCTTTTCTCCTGCTG TTCATCCTGATCTACATCTTTTTGGAGATGTACAACACGTCCCTCCGCTACGGCTCGTACGTGTATCCACGGTGGGGTAAAGCTTTAGGCGTGTGCATGGGCGCAACCTGCTGTCTGCAGATCGTCATCTGGGCCATCGTGGCCATCAGCAGGGAAACGGGGACTCTAAAAGAG CGCTTCAAGAAATCGATCCGACCTCTGAACTCCTGGAGGGTAAATAACGTAAACAGCGCCGCGAGGAGCGAGAGCGTGGAGCCCGAGCGAGTGGAGGCTCCTTTCACCGTCACGCTCACAGACGTGGACTTCACAGCAAGGACATGGGAAATGGGAAGCAATGCATAA
- the LOC105929355 gene encoding SLAIN motif-containing protein-like isoform X1 has translation MEHQDQTKSGRRQCSCGQRQAEFGASINHNGIGSDAKSSSAWQDEQSDLYCNFWTEPEPASVKNCKGRSFVMDARIRLDSLKSGSSSPQPWCSSDNALYYYDSEKDLWDGDEDLEEKLSALDVVEILEVEGSTEDEESWLYEPSNKRSFAGGESALRWCRHVLDDPSPEMEAACRGLMNKLDRRSGYYFYRHAAVSAHSPSVSSGFGRDKTLVNTSLSDSDSLDRVKVTHSDDFMATNYKLQDITDVHIMARLQENSLRQEYISMPAAAPWRKNPDTLPFYWNTEADIADDLGNKNSAPPASPCRPGLTAPSSFTCKLPMPAAKQGCQSPKLSKLHQQVTQFKLLRLAQNKASTGSTRSPRQTSLRSLQAVRNSRSLEIEDYRPAGQTNHHPPASRAGLGSSAAASLRSSNGRGPTRDSSDRITAMRRPQRSQSLSPSRSAHAPKGCFPVRGRVFASPERLATAAWGRHASSTRR, from the exons ATGGAGCATCAAGACCAGACGAAAAGCGGCCGGAGACAATGTTCGTGCGGTCAAAGGCAGGCAGAGTTTGGCGCAAGTATCAACCATAATGGCATCGGTAGCGACGCAAAAAGCAGCAGTGCGTGGCAGGACGAACAGTCGGATCTGTACTGCAACTTCTGGACCGAGCCTGAGCCGGCAAGTGTCAAGAACTGCAAGGGTAGATCGTTTGTCATGGATGCTAGAATAAGACTGGATAGTCTAAAGTCTGGCAGCAGTTCACCGCAGCCGTGGTGTAGCTCGGACAACGCTTTGTACTACTATGACAGTGAAAAAGACCTCTGGGATGGTGACGAAGACTTAGAGGAGAAGCTGTCTGCTCTGGACGTGGTGGAGATCCTTGAAGTGGAGGGAAGCACGGAAGATGAAGAGAGCTG GTTATATGAACCATCAAACAAGCGCTCGTTTGCGGGCGGGGAGTCTGCTCTCAGATGGTGCCGACACGTTCTGGACGACCCCAGCCCTGAGATGGAGGCTGCGTGTCGTGGACTGATGAACAAGCTGGATCGAA GATCGGGATACTACTTCTACAGACACGCAGCGGTCTCCGCTCACTCGCCCAGTGTCTCCTCGGGCTTCGGTCGGGACAAAACATTGGTCAACACATCGCTCAGCGACTCTGACAGTTTAG ACCGTGTTAAGGTGACGCACTCTGACGACTTCATGGCAACAAACTACAAACTGCAGGATATAACAGACGTCCACATCATGGCCAGACTACAGGAAAACA GTTTAAGACAGGAATATATTTCCATGCCTGCTGCAGCTCCCTGGAGGAAAAACCCAGACACGTTGCCCTTCTATTGGAACACCGAGGCTGACATTGCCGACGACttgggaaataaaaacagcgCGCCTCCGGCTTCGCCCTGCAGGCCCGGTCTGACGGCACCGAGCTCTTTCACCTGCAAGTTACCGATGCCAGCAGCTAAGCAGGGCTGCCAAAGTCCAAAACTGAGCAAACTTCACCAACAAGTAACCCAGTTCAAGCTGCTGAGGCTCGCTCAGAATAAAG CATCCACGGGCAGCACAAGGTCGCCTCGGCAGACGAGCCTGCGCTCCCTCCAGGCTGTCAGGAACAGCCGGAGCTTAGAGATCGAAGACTACCGCCCTGCTGGGCAGACCAACCACCACCCACCAG ctTCCAGGGCAGGGTTAGGGTCCTCCGCTGCCGCATCTCTGCGCTCCAGCAACGGGAGAGGCCCGACGAGAGACTCCTCAGACCGGATAACGGCGATGAGAAGGCCGCAGAGGTCCCAGTCTCTCAGTCCCAGCAGGTCGGCCCACGCTCCCAAGGGATGCTTCCCCGTCCGTGGGCGAGTTTTTGCCTCGCCAGAGAGGCTGGCCACTGCAGCTTGGGGCAGACATGCCTCATCCACTCGCCGGTGA
- the LOC105929355 gene encoding SLAIN motif-containing protein-like isoform X2 — protein sequence MEHQDQTKSGRRQCSCGQRQAEFGASINHNGIGSDAKSSSAWQDEQSDLYCNFWTEPEPASVKNCKGRSFVMDARIRLDSLKSGSSSPQPWCSSDNALYYYDSEKDLWDGDEDLEEKLSALDVVEILEVEGSTEDEESWLYEPSNKRSFAGGESALRWCRHVLDDPSPEMEAACRGLMNKLDRRSGYYFYRHAAVSAHSPSVSSGFGRDKTLVNTSLSDSDSLDRVKVTHSDDFMATNYKLQDITDVHIMARLQENTPWRKNPDTLPFYWNTEADIADDLGNKNSAPPASPCRPGLTAPSSFTCKLPMPAAKQGCQSPKLSKLHQQVTQFKLLRLAQNKASTGSTRSPRQTSLRSLQAVRNSRSLEIEDYRPAGQTNHHPPASRAGLGSSAAASLRSSNGRGPTRDSSDRITAMRRPQRSQSLSPSRSAHAPKGCFPVRGRVFASPERLATAAWGRHASSTRR from the exons ATGGAGCATCAAGACCAGACGAAAAGCGGCCGGAGACAATGTTCGTGCGGTCAAAGGCAGGCAGAGTTTGGCGCAAGTATCAACCATAATGGCATCGGTAGCGACGCAAAAAGCAGCAGTGCGTGGCAGGACGAACAGTCGGATCTGTACTGCAACTTCTGGACCGAGCCTGAGCCGGCAAGTGTCAAGAACTGCAAGGGTAGATCGTTTGTCATGGATGCTAGAATAAGACTGGATAGTCTAAAGTCTGGCAGCAGTTCACCGCAGCCGTGGTGTAGCTCGGACAACGCTTTGTACTACTATGACAGTGAAAAAGACCTCTGGGATGGTGACGAAGACTTAGAGGAGAAGCTGTCTGCTCTGGACGTGGTGGAGATCCTTGAAGTGGAGGGAAGCACGGAAGATGAAGAGAGCTG GTTATATGAACCATCAAACAAGCGCTCGTTTGCGGGCGGGGAGTCTGCTCTCAGATGGTGCCGACACGTTCTGGACGACCCCAGCCCTGAGATGGAGGCTGCGTGTCGTGGACTGATGAACAAGCTGGATCGAA GATCGGGATACTACTTCTACAGACACGCAGCGGTCTCCGCTCACTCGCCCAGTGTCTCCTCGGGCTTCGGTCGGGACAAAACATTGGTCAACACATCGCTCAGCGACTCTGACAGTTTAG ACCGTGTTAAGGTGACGCACTCTGACGACTTCATGGCAACAAACTACAAACTGCAGGATATAACAGACGTCCACATCATGGCCAGACTACAGGAAAACA CTCCCTGGAGGAAAAACCCAGACACGTTGCCCTTCTATTGGAACACCGAGGCTGACATTGCCGACGACttgggaaataaaaacagcgCGCCTCCGGCTTCGCCCTGCAGGCCCGGTCTGACGGCACCGAGCTCTTTCACCTGCAAGTTACCGATGCCAGCAGCTAAGCAGGGCTGCCAAAGTCCAAAACTGAGCAAACTTCACCAACAAGTAACCCAGTTCAAGCTGCTGAGGCTCGCTCAGAATAAAG CATCCACGGGCAGCACAAGGTCGCCTCGGCAGACGAGCCTGCGCTCCCTCCAGGCTGTCAGGAACAGCCGGAGCTTAGAGATCGAAGACTACCGCCCTGCTGGGCAGACCAACCACCACCCACCAG ctTCCAGGGCAGGGTTAGGGTCCTCCGCTGCCGCATCTCTGCGCTCCAGCAACGGGAGAGGCCCGACGAGAGACTCCTCAGACCGGATAACGGCGATGAGAAGGCCGCAGAGGTCCCAGTCTCTCAGTCCCAGCAGGTCGGCCCACGCTCCCAAGGGATGCTTCCCCGTCCGTGGGCGAGTTTTTGCCTCGCCAGAGAGGCTGGCCACTGCAGCTTGGGGCAGACATGCCTCATCCACTCGCCGGTGA